The DNA region CGGCAGTAGCGTAAGAATCGCCAGCTCTGGAGTAAACAGTCAGATTGGCAGTTGTGGCGAATATGGCTGGATTAGCAGCTCAGGCTACTCAACTCAGGTTGCCAGCTGTGGCTATGGTGCCCGAGTTGGCTGTGTCGGACATGATGTTCGGGTCGGGAGTTCAGGGGACAGGGCGCGTATTGCCGCTGCAGGGAATTCGGCCAAGATTAGCAGCTCCGGGCGAGGCGTAAAAATAGGCAGCGCAGGAATGCGAGCACGTATAAGTAGTGTGGGAGATAGCTCTAAAGTGGCCAGTGCTGGCGATCTCTCACATATTTCCAGCTTTGGCACCGAAGCCAGAGTGGTTAGTGCCGGAAATGATGCACGTATTGTGGCAATGGGAATGGGTTCACTGATAGCTTGTGCTGGCTCGATTGACTATGTGGTATTAGGAAAAGGAGGCTGTGCTTCTATTCCCTATTTTGATGGTGAACGGATTCGTTTTGCTGTTGCTTATGAAGGGGAAGGAAACATTAAGGCCGGAGTGAAATACTGCCTGAATCACCAGCATCAGTTTGTAGAATGGGATAGCGAAATCCGGTGATATCAGGGATATCACCGGAGAGTAATCACTTACGCAGCCAGTTTTGCAAAGCAGCGTTCAGCGGCATCAATAGTGCGTTGAATATCTTTCGCTGAATGAGCCAGTGACATAAAGCCCGCTTCAAATGCTGATGGCGCCAGATAGACACCTTCCTGCAGCATCAAATGGAAGAAGCGCTTAAAGCGTTCAACGTCGCATTTCACCACGTCCTGATAACAGGTTACGCTGTCAGTATCAGTGAAGAAAATACCAAACATACCGCCAACGTAGTTCATCACCAGAGGGATACCTTGTCTTTTTGCTGCTTCCAGTAAACCATTAGCTAACTGCTCGGTTCTTTCTGCCAGCTGTGAGTAAACACCCACATCGGTAAGCTGGCTCAAGCAGGCATAACCTGCGGCCATTGCGATAGGGTTACCTGACAGGGTTCCTGCCTGATATACCGGACCAGTTGGAGCCAGAGCGGCCATTACATCGCGACGACCACCAAATGCACCAACTGGCATACCGCCACCGATGATTTTACCTAAGCAGGTCAGGTCTGGCGTAACGTTGTAGTAAGCCTGAGCTCCGCCCAGCGCAACACGGAAGCCGGTCATCACCTCATCAATAATTAACAGTGCGCCGTACTGGTCACACAATTGACGTAAGCCCGGCAGGAAGTCGGCAGCCGGAGGAATACAGTTCATATTGCCAGCTACGGGCTCAACAATAATACAGGCGATAGAGTCAGGATTTTGTTCAAACGCCTCACGTACAGTATTGAGATCGTTATAAGTACAGGTCAGGGTATGTTTAGCAAAATCAGCTGGTACGCCCGGAGAGTTTGGCTGGCCTAAAGTTAGTGCGCCCGAGCCTGCTTTTACTAACAAACAGTCGGCGTGGCCGTGGTAGCAACCTTCAAATTTAATGATTTTATCGCGACCGGTAAATCCTCGAGCCAGGCGAATAGCGCTCATAGTGGCTTCAGTACCAGAGTTAACCATCCGTACCATATCCATGGATGGAACCAGTTCGGTAACCAGGGTTGCCATCTCCACTTCCATTTCGGTTGGTGCACCAAAGCTTAAACCGCGCTGTACAGCTTCAATGACTGCGTCACGAATAACATCATTATTATGGCCAAGGATCATTGGACCCCATGAGCCTACATAGTCGATATAGGCTTTACCATCAGCATCATACAGGTAAGCACCGTCAGCACGTTCAACAAACAGTGGTACTCCGCCCACGCCGGTAAATGCACGTACTGGTGAGTTAACTCCGCCGGGGATGACCTGCTGGGCCTGTAGATAAAGACTTTCTGATTTACTCATGAAGAGGCTCCTGCCTTGTTATCGGAATAGGTTATATCCGCCTATTCTAAAAGAACTGAGGATAAATATCAGCTTTAGAATCTTTACCAGTCTTGTCAAAGGGTTTCAATAGTTTGAGTATTATTGAAAAAAGGGAGGTAAAGGCAGGAAAAAATAAAGCGTAATTTGACGCATTTTGTTACCGGCGTTGGTGGTAAAATGAAGCAATCAGGCGTAGCTTACGGGCTATGTTTTTCTTATGCCTCTTGTTGATTTATTGTGGAATGAGGCGCGACTGCGTATAATACTTGAACGTTTTAGTCAACTATTAGATAATTATAAGATTATCAGACTCGCCCGTGTCGCGAGTCTGAACCAGATAAGCCGGAGACAATTGATGAGTGATTCAACTGCTTTGCCCCTCGAATTTACCGATGCGGCAGCAAATAAAGTAAAGGCGCTGATTGCGGATGAAAGCAATCCTGAATTAAAACTGCGTGTTTATATTACCGGTGGTGGTTGTAGCGGCTTCCAGTATGGTTTCACCTTTGATGAAAAGGTTAACGACGGCGATATGATTATCGAGAAACAGGGTGTTTCTTTGGTTGTTGACCCAATGAGCCTGCAGTATCTGGTTGGCGGTGCGGTTGATTATACTGAAGGTTTGGAAGGTTCTCGTTTTATTATTCAGAACCCAAATGCGAAGAGTACTTGTGGGTGTGGATCGTCGTTTAGTGTTTAAGTTTTAGCATTGCGAATTTGCTGGTAAATGTTGTAAATCGGCATTTGAGGATATTCCGGCCGTAATGACTGTGTGCTTATATTTGTATTGAGTGCGGCCGGAAGACCATCTGTACTTGGGCCCGAGTGCGTTGGGCCTGGCCGGGCTAGGGGCAGTTATGAAACACCTGGTGGTGTTTCACCCTTCGGGCCAACGCAAGCGTTGTTCAAACAGGCTTTGCCTGTTTGTCCGGCAGCTAAAGCTGCTACGACCCCAACGCCCGACCCTCCCAACGATTGACTGTTTTAAGAAAAAATTTCAACTGCCAGACGTTGTTATCAATCTGGAATAACCTTTACCTGTTTTTTCTGGCTTAATCTAAGTCAATCCCTGAATTTTCGGACAATTAACTCTTCAATTTTTTTACTGATTCTATTTCTTACTTTTCCAAACTAAACGTTGGGAGTTTCAGGCTCCAGCGGATGGCGGCCAGGCGGATGGTGAGGGTGATGACCATGCCTATCATACCGGATTCTTCCAGGCCCAGATTGAAGTAATAGTGGGCGGTGGCGTGCACACAACCGCCGATAATACAGGCAGTGGCGTAGACTTCGGTGCGTAGAATCATTGGGATTTCACGGGCCAGTACATCGCGGATGATACCGCCGCCAACGCCGGTTAATACACCCATGCAAGTTGCCACCAGTGGACCGGTTCCGGCCAGAAAGGCTTTGTTAACGCCAATACCGACGAACACCGCGAGGCCGATGGCGTCCAGTACCGGTAAGATCCATTTTGGCAGGCTGCGGGGGTGGCGAACCAGCAGAATAGTGAACACACAGGTTACCAGTGCTACCACTAAATCGGTGGGGTCTTTAACCCAGAATACCGGGCCATTGGCTAATGCCATATCGCGGATAGTTCCACCGCCTACTGCTGTTACCACACCAAGTACTAAAACCCCAAATGGGTCCATGCGTAACTTTCCCGCTAACAGTACGCCAGAAATAGCAAAAACAGCAGTTCCAAGAATATCCAGCCAATAAACCAACATATAACAGGTACTCCAATCCTATGGTGTATCTAGGGTGTAGATGATATTTCAGACATCTTTTGGCATATGACTTCAGCGGCCTGTATTATCCTTGGTCCGCTGCGGTTAAACCAGTCTTCCGGAACGGTAACGACAGGAATATCTAACTGACCGCGCCAGAATGCTTGAACGTTTTTAATTTTTTCCTGTTCACCCGCAATCACTATTAACTGTGGTTTGCGGGTAAGTACCTGCTCACGACTAACCTGAGGCCAGGGGACCGGGCTGTCGGCAAAGATATTTTTTCCACCGCACAGAGAAATGACTTCGCTCTGTAATGTCTTGCCTGAGGCAGTAAACAGCGGCTGATTACTAAATTGTAGAAACACTCTGACCGGTTCGCCTTTTCGCTGATAGCGCTGTTCCAAAGCCTGTTTGTCAGTCAGCAGTTTAGCGGCGGCCTGATGGGCTACTGCTGGTTTTGGGCTGTAGCTGGCTAACTGGTTCAGATTATCCGCAATTTCCTGAATAGTTTGTGGGTCGGAATAGAATAGCGAAATACCAAATCCGGATAGCTGATCCAGGACTTTCTGTGGATTGCCACCACGCCAGGCCAGTATCAGGTCGGGCTTTAGCGCCAGTACACGCTCCAGATTTATACCCTGCCAGGAAGCCACTTTTTCTAACTTGCTGGCTTCAGGAGGGTAGTCTGAATGATCACTGGCGGCTATCAACACCTCACTCATTCCAGCGGCATAGGCCAGCTCGGTGGTATGAGGTGCCAGGCTGATAACCCTCTGTGGGGTAGCCTTTGCCTGATGAGAGCCCATAAACAAGCCAACCGCTGCTAGCAGAACTAACAGCGGCATGGTCAGGTATTTTTGTCGTAAAGGCTGAACGGTCATTATTGTTGTTCTGCCAGTGCCTTAAGCATAGTGCCAACCATCAGAGAAGACTGCTGGGCGGCTAACACCAGAAACTCATCAAAGCTTAGATGAGATTCCCGATCGGCAACGTCAGAAATAGCACGAACCACCACAAAAGGTGTACCAAACTGATAGCAAACGTGACCAATGGCGGCGGCCTCCATCTCAACGGCAATGACGGAAGGGAAGGTGGCACGAATACGTGCCAGCGGCTCAGCACCGTTAATAAAAGCATCACCGCTGCAAATCAGGCCACGAACCGCATGCAGGTCGCACTGTTGAATACAGCGTTCCGCCAGAGTAATTAATTTTGGATCTGCCGGAAAAGCAGCCGGGCAACCCGCCATTTGACCTGGCTCGTAGCCGAATGCAGTGACATCGGCATCGTGATAGCGAACTTCGTCTGATACCACGATATCACCCACTTTAAGTGTTGATGCCAGACCACCAGCAGAACCGGTATTAATGACTACATCGGGCTTACAGGTTTCCAGTAACAGAGTAGTACCCAGCGCAGCGGCGACTTTACCGATACCAGATTTTAATAAAGCTACGTCAATACCATTTAAACGACCGGTATAAATTTCGCAGCCAGCGCGTTTAATGGTTTCACCGTGTTCGATTTGAGAACGCAGCAGGGCAACTTCTTGCTCCATGGCGCCAATAATACCTATTTTCATCGCGATCTCCTGCTAAGTTCGATGCATAAATTGGCGCGTAGTCTATCATGCTAATGAGCGAAATGAGTCGCTTCAAATGCAGAGATTTTTACCTGCTTTTGATTAATCTTTAATCCGTGAGCGGATAATGTATGATTGTGGCTGAAAATGTCATATCGCGATGAAACAGAACAGCTTTGGTTTTCATCAGGATAGAATCAAAAAGGCAGGGCTCCGGGGGAAGAACGTAGCACTGCCACCAGCAGAATGGGAAGAGGCTATGTCCGGGATTGATTTTGGCAAGCGAATAACAGTGCAGCGTCCTTTTAGTTCATCATCGCCAGCCCCGGTGGGGGAATACGAAATTACCCGCCAGTTTGAAAGCGATCGCGGGCGTATTATCAATTCTGCGGCTATTCGCCGATTACAGCAAAAAACACAGGTATTTCCACTGGAGCGCAATGCGGCGGTACGTAGTCGTTTGACCCATTCTATGGAGGTACAACAGGTCGGTCGTCATATTGCTAAAGACATCTTCCACCAGTTGAAAAAAGAAGGGAAAATTGAGCAACTGGGGTTGGACAAAACCTTAGAGGCTTTTGAAAGTATCGTTGAAATGGCCTGTCTGATGCACGATGTGGGTAATCCTCCTTTTGGTCATTTTGGTGAAGCAGCAATTAATAACTGGTTTGGCAAACGCCTGAACGCTGGGGCCGGTAAGCTATGTCACTACAATTGCCTGCGGCTGGAAGATGACCAGCCAGAATTAAACCAACTGCGCTTGCGCATTTGTCAGGACTTAAGCAATTTTGAAGGAAATGCTCAGGCGATTCGTCTGGTGCATACGCTGCTGAAACTGAACCTCACCTATTCTCAGGTTGCCTGCATACTGAAATACACCAAACCCGCTTACTGGTCAGACAGCGTTCCGGCCGAGTTCAGCTATCTGATGAAAAAGCCTGGCTATTATTTGGCGGAAGAAGCCTTTGTAACCGAGCTGCGTTATAAGCTGGGCATGGAAGAGTTCAGCCGTTATCCGCTGACTTATATTATGGAAGCGGCAGATGATATTTCTTATTGCATTGCCGATCTCGAAGATGCGGTAGAGAAAAGCATTCTGACCATTGAACAGCTGTATGACCACTTGAAATGTGCATGGGGAACGGTATCAACAGGGGATCTGTTTGATAAAACCGTTGGCAGTGCCATTCGTAAAATGGAGCAGGGCAGCGGTTATCGTCATCGCGAAGATCAATTTTTTATGTACCTGCGGGTATATACCGTCGGTCAGTTAGTGCCTAAAGCGGCTCAGCGCTTTATTCAAAATTTACCGGCGATTTTTGCCGGAAACTTTAATCAGGCATTGCTGGAAGATGGTGATGAAGCCTTTAAGTTATTGAGCGTCTATAAAGATGTGGCGCTGAAATATGTCTTTAGTCATGAAGAGGTTGAACAATTAGAACTACAGGGCTACCGGGTGATCAACGGCCTGCTGGATATTTACAGCCCGTTGCTGGATATGCCTATGGCTGATTTTACCCGATTGGTAAAAGAGAATAGTCACCGAAGCTATCTGATAGAGACCCGATTGTTTCATAAGCTCTCCACCAAACACTGTATGGCCTATAAAGAGGCTATGGCTAAATTAGTGCATTTGCCTGAATCACAGTTGGAGATTCGGGAGTTCTATTATCGTGCCAGACTGATTCAGGATTACATCAGTGGCATGACCGATCTCTATGCTTATGATGAGTACCGTAAATTAATGGCGGCAGAGTAACGCTCTGTCACCAGTTTTACTGTTTCCTGCCATATCCCGCTTTATCTTCTCCCTGTTTCAGGGAGATATGCCACTATTGTTATCAAATTGATATTTTTTCTATACAAATTGCTGTTTTCTCCGTGCATAAATGTGACTGTTTCCGCAATTTGAACAAATAGAATACAAATTTGTGCATTTGCACAATGCTCTGAGTAAAAACAGCAATTAGTCTTGAGGGTCAGAACCACTTCAGGGATACCGCCATGTCTTTTTATCACCTTGATGCCAAACTCGCTCAGGATATCGTCGACAGAACGATGCAGATTATTGACAGCAACATTAATGTGATGGATGCCAAAGGAACCATTATCGGTAGTGGCGACATTAACCGTATTGGTGAGTTACATGAAGGGGCATTGCTGGTTCTTTCGCAGGGGCGAATAGTAGAAATTAATGAAGCAGTAGCCGCCAGCCTTCATGGGGTTCGTCCGGGTATCAATCTACCTCTGAGGGTTGAAGGTGATATCGTTGGGGTGATTGGCCTGACGGGGGAACCTGACGTTTTACGCCAGCATGGTCAACTGGTCGGCATGGCAGCAGAGATGATGCTGGAGCAGGCGCGGTTGATGAATATGCTGGCACAGGATAGCCGGATGCGCGAAGCGCTGGTATTAAACCTGATCCGCAGCGATGAGTTACCCACATCACTGATGGAGTGGGCACAGCGTTTAGGCATTGATCTCTCTCAGCCGCGAGTCGTAACCCTGATCGAGCTGGACAGCGGTCATCTGGGCGTAGATGTCTCGATGAAAGAGCTGCAACAGTTGCAAAGCCTGTTAACGGTTCCGGATCGGGATAATCTGATCGCTATCGTCTCGCTAAATGAAATGGTGGTGCTGCAACCTGCTTTAAATAGCCATGGACGTTGGGATGCGGAAGAACATCGTAAGCGAGTCGATAGTCTTCTGCTGCGTATTTCTGAAAGCAGTCGTTTGAATGTCAGAGTCTCTTTGGGTAACCATTTCTCTGGTCCGGGCTGCGTTGCCCGCTCTTACAGTACTGCCAAAGCGGCAATGTCAGTGGGTAAGCAGCGAATGCCTGAACAACATAGTTATTACTATCAGGATTTGATGCTGCCGGTGTTACTCGATAGCCTGCGCGGCGGCTGGCAGGTTAATGAACTGAATCGACCTCTGTCCAGGCTGAAAGCCATGGATAATAACGGCTTATTACGTCGCACCTTATTGGCCTGGTTCAAACATAATATGCATCCTGGAGCTACGGTTAAATCTCTCTATATTCATCGCAATACGCTGGATTATCGCTTAAATCGTATCTCAGAAATTACCGGATTAAATCTGAAGAAGTTTGATGACCATATGCAGCTGTATATTGCGTTACAGCTGGATGATGAATGATTGGTCTTATCAACAGACTACCGGTTTTTTTGTGGTTTATCGCAACAGAAAAATATGCGATGTTTCTCG from Limnobaculum xujianqingii includes:
- the dgt gene encoding dGTPase; translated protein: MSGIDFGKRITVQRPFSSSSPAPVGEYEITRQFESDRGRIINSAAIRRLQQKTQVFPLERNAAVRSRLTHSMEVQQVGRHIAKDIFHQLKKEGKIEQLGLDKTLEAFESIVEMACLMHDVGNPPFGHFGEAAINNWFGKRLNAGAGKLCHYNCLRLEDDQPELNQLRLRICQDLSNFEGNAQAIRLVHTLLKLNLTYSQVACILKYTKPAYWSDSVPAEFSYLMKKPGYYLAEEAFVTELRYKLGMEEFSRYPLTYIMEAADDISYCIADLEDAVEKSILTIEQLYDHLKCAWGTVSTGDLFDKTVGSAIRKMEQGSGYRHREDQFFMYLRVYTVGQLVPKAAQRFIQNLPAIFAGNFNQALLEDGDEAFKLLSVYKDVALKYVFSHEEVEQLELQGYRVINGLLDIYSPLLDMPMADFTRLVKENSHRSYLIETRLFHKLSTKHCMAYKEAMAKLVHLPESQLEIREFYYRARLIQDYISGMTDLYAYDEYRKLMAAE
- the hemL gene encoding glutamate-1-semialdehyde 2,1-aminomutase, which produces MSKSESLYLQAQQVIPGGVNSPVRAFTGVGGVPLFVERADGAYLYDADGKAYIDYVGSWGPMILGHNNDVIRDAVIEAVQRGLSFGAPTEMEVEMATLVTELVPSMDMVRMVNSGTEATMSAIRLARGFTGRDKIIKFEGCYHGHADCLLVKAGSGALTLGQPNSPGVPADFAKHTLTCTYNDLNTVREAFEQNPDSIACIIVEPVAGNMNCIPPAADFLPGLRQLCDQYGALLIIDEVMTGFRVALGGAQAYYNVTPDLTCLGKIIGGGMPVGAFGGRRDVMAALAPTGPVYQAGTLSGNPIAMAAGYACLSQLTDVGVYSQLAERTEQLANGLLEAAKRQGIPLVMNYVGGMFGIFFTDTDSVTCYQDVVKCDVERFKRFFHLMLQEGVYLAPSAFEAGFMSLAHSAKDIQRTIDAAERCFAKLAA
- the erpA gene encoding iron-sulfur cluster insertion protein ErpA; translation: MSDSTALPLEFTDAAANKVKALIADESNPELKLRVYITGGGCSGFQYGFTFDEKVNDGDMIIEKQGVSLVVDPMSLQYLVGGAVDYTEGLEGSRFIIQNPNAKSTCGCGSSFSV
- the mtnN gene encoding 5'-methylthioadenosine/S-adenosylhomocysteine nucleosidase → MKIGIIGAMEQEVALLRSQIEHGETIKRAGCEIYTGRLNGIDVALLKSGIGKVAAALGTTLLLETCKPDVVINTGSAGGLASTLKVGDIVVSDEVRYHDADVTAFGYEPGQMAGCPAAFPADPKLITLAERCIQQCDLHAVRGLICSGDAFINGAEPLARIRATFPSVIAVEMEAAAIGHVCYQFGTPFVVVRAISDVADRESHLSFDEFLVLAAQQSSLMVGTMLKALAEQQ
- the btuF gene encoding vitamin B12 ABC transporter substrate-binding protein BtuF, producing the protein MTVQPLRQKYLTMPLLVLLAAVGLFMGSHQAKATPQRVISLAPHTTELAYAAGMSEVLIAASDHSDYPPEASKLEKVASWQGINLERVLALKPDLILAWRGGNPQKVLDQLSGFGISLFYSDPQTIQEIADNLNQLASYSPKPAVAHQAAAKLLTDKQALEQRYQRKGEPVRVFLQFSNQPLFTASGKTLQSEVISLCGGKNIFADSPVPWPQVSREQVLTRKPQLIVIAGEQEKIKNVQAFWRGQLDIPVVTVPEDWFNRSGPRIIQAAEVICQKMSEISSTP
- a CDS encoding TRIC cation channel family protein; the protein is MLVYWLDILGTAVFAISGVLLAGKLRMDPFGVLVLGVVTAVGGGTIRDMALANGPVFWVKDPTDLVVALVTCVFTILLVRHPRSLPKWILPVLDAIGLAVFVGIGVNKAFLAGTGPLVATCMGVLTGVGGGIIRDVLAREIPMILRTEVYATACIIGGCVHATAHYYFNLGLEESGMIGMVITLTIRLAAIRWSLKLPTFSLEK
- a CDS encoding CdaR family transcriptional regulator; this encodes MSFYHLDAKLAQDIVDRTMQIIDSNINVMDAKGTIIGSGDINRIGELHEGALLVLSQGRIVEINEAVAASLHGVRPGINLPLRVEGDIVGVIGLTGEPDVLRQHGQLVGMAAEMMLEQARLMNMLAQDSRMREALVLNLIRSDELPTSLMEWAQRLGIDLSQPRVVTLIELDSGHLGVDVSMKELQQLQSLLTVPDRDNLIAIVSLNEMVVLQPALNSHGRWDAEEHRKRVDSLLLRISESSRLNVRVSLGNHFSGPGCVARSYSTAKAAMSVGKQRMPEQHSYYYQDLMLPVLLDSLRGGWQVNELNRPLSRLKAMDNNGLLRRTLLAWFKHNMHPGATVKSLYIHRNTLDYRLNRISEITGLNLKKFDDHMQLYIALQLDDE